One Salvelinus fontinalis isolate EN_2023a chromosome 22, ASM2944872v1, whole genome shotgun sequence genomic window, gttctgtcattatggggtattgtgagtagattgatgagagaaaaaaaaacatcttaatcaattttagaataagattgtaatgtaacaaaatgtggaaaaagttaaggggtttgaatactttcccgaatgcactgtatatatcaaCATCAAATGAACACAAATATAACGTAGCTCGTCAAAGTGTTACACAGGACATCCCCCTGAGCCATTGCCTAGGCTACTGACTAAaaacaacaggagagagagagagagtacgtgTCAGGGTCACAGGGGGCTGAGGGGAAGGAAGACACCCTGGTCACTGTCCACAACACAGTCAGGCAGCTCGGCTCAGGCTCTCTCTCCAATCAGGGCACATCCTGACACCCTGCCATCGGAGCGCGGTCTGGGTGTAGTCTACTGTTCCTGTCAAAATGTCCTGTCACACGCTCCTCTCGCCCATCATGCCTCTGCCAGGGTCATCTACCATGTTTTCCAGCTCAGCTTTCCTGCTCTTGTCTCTTACCCTAgctttctctctatccttctctctgccTGACCCACTCCCTCACATCTGTTTTCAGCCAAGTTCATCCCTTTCATCtcttggtaaaaaaaaatatatatatttttcctccccctacctctctgaCTTCGCCATCATCCTATCTTTTCCAAGGTTTTGAGTTTTACCGTGAAATGTGAATTGTGTGGGAGGGGAAAGTTTTTTTTGTATGATAGGAGGATAACCTATACTTTCTCAGGTTTTAAATTCATGTTTGTGTTGATAACTCTACTATTAGTGCTGGCACTTTGTCTTGATCCCTGAAGGACTGGCGAGGACCCAATTGTGACCCTATATTGTTTATGCCTGTTTTTCTGCGCTCCTCTCACAGTGCTGTAAGGGAGACCGTGGTTGGTTGCCACACATTTTACTTGTGTGTATTTCTCAGCACCAGTATATCTTACAAGACTATTTTCAATATTAGGAGAAAGACCAAGGTCTTGGGTTGAATTTTGGGACACTTTTTATCCTCATATCTTATTCCAACATGGAGTTACcagtggtgctctgtagctcagttagtagagcatggcgcttgcaacatcAAGATGGAGGGTTCAATTCCAGGGACCACCCGTATGGAAAATGCATGCATGGATGACTTTAAGTTGGATAGAAGTGTCTGTTTAATGGcatatattactattattattagttATAAGCCATCAAACAAACTCTGTCCACTTGTGTCAACCAGCCCCATTGTGGAGTTGGTTGTCACGCAGTATGGGGTTGGTTGTCACAATGTTTGGCTAGTAGCTTATTCCTTTTGTAACAGGAAGTGAAGCAATATAGCATACAGACAGCCAAGCCTTTCTTTGATCGAGCGATACCCTAACAAAATTCGGCATTTTATGCATTGATAATAACATATGACATTTTGAGTaaatgtgtgtatgcgtgtgtttaCAAATGCATGTGTGCCGGTGTGGGTATGTGACAGAGAAAATATGTGCGTGAGAGGGAGGCAACGAAGGGAGCTCTTTATAGCACAAGCACAAAAGTGCTTGGGATGTATTGTATACTGGTAGTGGCAATGTTCCCAAACAATATGGTTACAATGGGTTGGATTGTGACAAGGGCATTTCCATGAAAAAGGCCCCATGAGCACTAACATAGGAGCACATCAAAGCTGGTGTATCTTTTTCAACCttggaataagcaaaggctttgatttctggttaAACAGATAGAAACGGGGTCTTAGAAAACAGTAGAGTATTAGCTCAGCACaatacagtgcagtagagttcagtagggTCGAGCACaccagagtagagtacagtataatgtactgtattgtactccacTGTACTGATGCGCCCTGacattatacactgaacaaaaatatgaatgcaacatgtaaagtgctggtcccatgtttcatgagctgaaagaaaagttcccagaaatgttccatacgaacAAAAACATTATTTCTCTCACGTTTTTTGCACACATTTGTTTGCATCCTTGGTAGTGAGCATTctatcctttgtcaagataatccatccacctgacaggtgtggcgtatcaagaagctgaataaacagcacggtcattacacaggtacaccttgtgctggggacaataaaggccactctaaaacgtgcagttttgtccaacaacacaatgccacaggtgtttcaagttttaagggagcatgaaattgacatgctgactgcaggaatgtccaccaaaatCTTACTCTGACCTAGTCATGTGAAAGGACCAATGCCCTACCAGGCCCACCCAGGACCTATGCCCTACCAGGCCCACCCAGGACCTATGCCCTACCAGGCCCACCCAGGACCTATGCCTTACCAGGCCCACCCATGCCCACCCAGGACCTATGCCCTACCAGGCCCACCCATGCTCACCCAGGACCTATGCCCTACCagacccacccatggctgcacccctgcccagtcatgtgaaatccatagattagggcctaatttacttatttcaattgactgatttcaaaTATAAAACAGGAGAGATTATTTCACCAAAAATATTAATGCTCCTTGAGTTTTAGCAGAGTGATGAAAAATAGCAAACAGCTAACTGCTCTTATGTCTCCTCATGAGTAGGGCAGCTCAAGCAAagccattgctatggttactgacAGACTCAAAGCTGCCATGAGCAGGGATTGGTGACAAAGAGGAGCAACTAATGGATTGACTAACAGAGAAAGTTATTTCTGATTTCGGGTTTTTCACAGGGCCTGGCTTTAAATTTGGCAGAAGCAATCGGGCCTAAgtagggtagggcctgaatgTCTCGGTCATGGGTAGGGGCTTACAATTCACATGCAGGGCTCTAACTCTGATATGCTGTGCTCTACTTTGCTGTCCAAACCTGAgaaacatagacatctatgattGATACAGATTTGGTCCAGTCTTGTTTGGAGGTAGGAGCTCATTAGCATATTAGCCAGTGTGTAGAACAATACCCAAACATGCAAAGGAGGATTCTACATGTTTCTACCTTGTGTACCTATtgaggatacatcaccatgaagagattgagatgcataattatgcatttctgtatagtacagatcagggacccgtGATGTCATTCTGTTACTATCGTTCTACCAAGGAATTCCCCACAACCAACCCCCAAATTTTTTATAATGGAGTTAATTGTGACAaccaatcacccccccccccccccccccccccccccccactgctaaTTAAGATGCTAGTTACCACATGGCTTGACCTAGGAACTCTGAAATAGGTTTTAAATATAGCTCTCCATTTCCTCTTTGCAACAAACATAATTGTTCATAGATACTCCCAAAATCCTAACAATTACaaagaaaataataataaaataaaatcacatgAAAAACCTAAATTCTCCTGACCTCAATGAATTGACCAGGTGGATGAGTTTTTTCAAAGAATTCACACATTTTAACCTTAAAATGATTACAAAGCACCATTTGGATTGGGAGTAATTTGCACTGTGACAACCAACCCCGTGACAACCAACCCGGTCTCCCCTACGCCTCGTCAGCTCAGCTTGCAGAGGGAGCAACGAAAAACAGGGAGTACATTCTGTGTGCACAagtcatctctttctctcactgcctccctgtctgtcagATCCTCTCATGCCAAAACCAGACATCTCATGAAATTGTTAGTTGATATTTCAAAACGCCAGCTAAAATTCGacagaaaaaaaaacacaaaaccacTAGGCAGTGACTGCAACAAAAATCATTCTTAAGTAACACTTGGCCTGTTTTTCTGTGAGAGGACTCAGATGAGTTTGACTTACACAGAACTTTGTGTTACAAAACAAATGAATAATTCAAAATGAATCATCCTTTTACTGGCAATGTAGAAACAATGGTGCCTCAACTCTAGTAAATCTATCAAACAtatgtaatttagcagacgcttttgtCCAAAGCAACTTAGTCATGCCTGAGTACATtctacatatgggtggtcccaggaacCGAACCTACTATTCTGGTATTGCAAGCGCCAAAGCAGGCGCCGCGCTCTTCCGACTGCGCCACAAAGGACCCAAAGGACCATTTTTCATACAAACATCTATTCAGCACATTTGTTCAAGGTTACTCATGAGGTGATGTTGACAGCTCATGGTTCCGAGAACGGGGAGTATTTGATAGTTGTGAGGGTTAGCGACTAGATAGATACATTATCTGCTTTCGTGCTATCAGATAATGACTACACCTACTCGTGACACAGTTTCATACAATTCCACAGGAAATCATATAAAAAAGGATGGAACCGTTTTGATCGAATCGGTTGAATGTTGTATACCAAGGGTGGAATCTGTTGACTATTCCATACAAATATCCTCCTCATATGCTTGTCCGTGGACACTCATTTCCACAGAAAAAGCATATGAAAATAATGCAATATGTTTTTATATCCGATTTCGTTACAAACACTCCCAACTACACTGTTAAAATGATTGCTTTGTAACACTAAGGTTAGTGGCAACTGAGCGTAGGCCTATACCACATTGTCCTCTTTTAGGACCAGGAGCTTTTTGGCCTGGAGGGCAAAGGTTATTCATAACATCAGCATCACCTCGTAAATGACCTTGAATGAATGAACATACTCTGTACAACGCAACCCCGACACGTAGTTTCCACCTGAGAAAAGATATGGATGGAAGCTGTTTCACTTGTCTTTCTTGACAAAGTGAGAAGACATTTAGACTGATTCTCAGATTCATTAACTTATGTCAATGTCACACTACCCGAAGAACAAATCATGATACGTTTTCATTTGAGCTCCGTTACATTTTATTCTCTGGCGTATTACTTTTCACCGAGACATAATGCTTGGGCCCAGAAGGCATACAAAATGTTTTCTCCGGGTCTATCGTGACAAAAGTCACATTGGGTTAGTTGAAATGCAATGGTAGCATTACACCGCCTTTTGCCTGTGAATTGTAACACTTCTCTAAGCCCTCGTCAGTGGGCCGGCCGGAAGAGATTTTGTATTATTATGCTATCATTATTATGGATTTGACTCTGCGTTTCAagttacagtactgtattaaatCAAAAGCTTCCCTCTTGTGAGTAGTCTTTTGCCCAACGCATAGCAATAACACTAATGGTAATCCTCTCACGTGCATTGTAAACAAAATGCAAGGAGATTTAACAAAGAGCTATACCAATGGAAAGGTTATTACTAATGGGAGAGCTTTGTGTATTACTAGTTGTAGGCTACATTAGATTGCAGATTTATCGCTAAAACATAAACATACTCAAACTGTGTTGAAGGCAATGTCACTTTTGGAGATTTGGGATTAAAACTGAAATCGAAGAAAGTTCTTTAGTCTAGAGTTCTGTTAGACTTTGCCCATTTCTGTTTGTCTGATGCAAAACATTGACAAGGTTATTTTTATGTATTAGGCCAATGTTAACCACAACACTATTTGTGTTAGAGGCTAACGATCAAAGTTGGAGATAAAGACAAACAGATGAAGTCAGATTTACGCATGCAGGTGATTAGTGGAAAGTGCAAATCTGCTGGACTAAAGAGTTCTGCCTTTTCTGTGGGGTATCACAGGTTCTTTTTCATCATTGAGTCAATCAGCGCTCACTGTCAACAGCTTGCAACAGATCCATGGGGGGTGGCAAGGCAGAGCTTGATCCCACGCCAATCAAGCACATGGAACGCATTTGTTTGCATTCGTTATATGAGGTTTTTTTTTACGCCCTTTAATGATGCCTTTGCCCAGACTGTGCTCTATTTGTGCCCAGCAGGGGTCACTGAAAATGAGCAAAGGCAGCCATTTTAGCCTGACGAGAGAAAGAGACATCAGATCAGTTCTGAGCAAAATATTTTCTCCTGTATATTTCAGCTGAAACCGATTCAAAAAGGGAAACAATATGTATTTTTATGTTGCCAAACAAATACCTTTTAAGACTATCCATAGAACAGTAGAGAGCATTCATTATGTGGTTGAAGTTAAGAAGCTCCTAAGCCGAGGCCATATGTTGAGGTattcatcaaacacacacacacacacacacacacacacacacacacacacacacacacacacacacacacacacacacacacacacacacacacacacacacacaaagagcgcTTTGGGAAAAAACTGTCAGTCTTTATTAAATCGCAATTGCCTCAGGACACAAGTCGGAAACATTACAATGGAATGTGCCCTTTTTGAACACAAGAACTGGCCGATGCGATCAACAGCTGAATCTCCAGACGTACTACTCAATTAGCTAGACAGTACGCAATTGTTGGACATTCCTGGGACAGAAACTAGTTCCGTTCTGTACCAGCATGACCCTTGAGTTTCATTAGTAGGCTTTTCAAAATGAACTACACTTGGCCACAGAACTGTGCTTTATGTTATAGACATTCCTAAAGGGTCTTGTCTCTTTCCTTAACAGTGCACAAGTGCCCTTTATAGGGTTATCGTAATAGTACAAGCACGAGTGATGTAATAGTACAAGCATTTCATGCGTTTTCTCTGTTTCCCTTGATGTTATTGGTTGAAACCAAACATATGTAAGCAGCAGTCGGTTCATTTGTAACCAGTGGCATCagaacatacactaccgttcaaaagttttggggtcacttagaaatgtccttgtttttgaaagaaaagcacaatttatcaattaaaataacatcaacttgattagaaatacagcgtagacattgttaatgtaaatgactattgtagcaggaaacggcagatttttaatggaatatctacataggcgtacagaggcccattatcagcaaccatcactcctgtgttccaatggcacgttgtgttagctaatccaagtttatcattttaaaataataattgatcattagaaaaccctttgcaattatgttagcacagctgaaaactgttgttctgattaaataagcaataaaactggccttctttagactagttgagaatctggagcatcagcatttgtggattcgattacaggctcaaaatggccagaaacaaagatccttcttctgaaactcgtcagtctattcttgttctgagaaatgaagtctATTCCATGcgaaaaattgccaagaaactgaagatcttgtacaactctatgtactactcccttcacagaacagtgcaaactggctctaaccagaataaaaagaggagtgggaggccccggcgcacaactgagcaagaggacaagtacattagagtgtctagtttgagaaacagacgcctcacaagtcctcaactggcagctttattaaatagtacccgcaaaacaccagtctcaacgtcaacagtgaagaggcgactccgggatgctgaccttctaggcagagttcctctgtccagtgtctgtgttcttttggccatcttaatcttttcttttttttggccaatctgagatatggctttttctttgcaactctgcctagaaggccagcatcccggagtcatctCTTCACTGTTCACTCTTCACTCTTCTTCAaaccagccgtttccagctacaatagtcacttacaacattaactatgtctacactgtatttcggatcaatttgatgttattttaaaggacaaaaaatgtgcttttctttcaaaaacaaggacatttctaagtgaccccaaacttttgaacggtagtgtacgtgaCCAACTTGCAAACACAATAGGGATGGGAATCTTTGCTAAAACAGTATtgatttattttcagaaaacatATCTGCTGGGAGACCTGATTTGAGGGCTATGTGTTACTGTTTTTTTGTAAGATGCACTGTCGAAATGGCTACTGGATAGTGCTGTCAGATATGGATGATGGATGAGTCTTCCGTGTGACTAGGCATCAGTATAGGGTGAATATTGAATACAGAATAGGGACTACAGCATCCAATGATGTATGTAACTCAGGAAGGACCTATTTTATTTTTAAGACTTTATCCACTCCACTCTATGGACATTGGAAACTGtaggaaataaaataaaaaaaacatggtcCATGATAAGAACTTTGCGTTGTGTATGTGTCCAAATCTGTCTTTGTGGTGTCTATAACAGTCTCTCTAAgagtctctatagtctctactTTTCACATCTTCAAACCTTTTTTTCTTAGTTCCTACTTGGCCTCTTTTATCTGAGCCTGTAGTTCTTTGGATGCCTCCTCGCAGCCGTTGAAGGTGGCTACCTCGTAGCAGCCGAACACTATCAGCAGATACAACGGCATGGGCCCGGCCACATCCCTGTAGGCCTCTTTGAGCCTCATGTCTAGAAGGTCAAAAGTCACGAGAGCCAATGCGGCACTTATTACCGAGATGCCGAGCACCCACTCCACGAGCTTGGTCATGTAGACCAGAATGATGGGGAAACTTCAGGGCTCGGGTGCTTTCTCCGATGATGTAGTTTCAGCAGacgaagaggcgaagcgagaaggCTCTCTCGCCAAATTCTGTTCAGTATAAACCCAATGCATTTCTTAGGGTAATAATATGcagacctaagcttgtcgcctgccttcccgcctttgggacaaagatcccattgttagggcagagacatgagcatcttgtcattatatacagatatCTGGTTTCAGCCTCTTGCGATTGGAAAAGAAAGTTGGCGGGTCCACAGTGCACTGTTAAGATGTTGGATTGCCTTAAAGGAAATTGATGTTTCGTCAAAACTATATAATTACccctgtctaaataaaatcattcaaaatagAATAGAACAGTCTTATCCATTTGTTTATTGAAGTCCATGTGTATTCGTTGGGGCGGCAGCGTTGGGGCGGCAGCGGcagcggcagcgtagcctagtggttagagcgttggactagtaaccggaaggttgcaagttcaaatctccgagctgacaaggtacaaatctgtcgttctgcccctgaacaggcagttaacccactgttcctaggccgtcattgaaaataagaatttgttcttaactgacttgcctagttaaataaaggtaaaaaaaaaataataaaaaaaaaaaattatctgAATTCTCCAAAGTTCTTTAGCCTATCACTCAATGTTTAATTTAGGCCTATCCAAACACAAAATAGTCCTTCAACTTGTAAGCATTGCAATTTAGGCTATCATTTTGGGTACTGGTGTCTTGCGGAATAATTTTAGAATTCTATTTGTGTTTAATAACTGTTTTTATTATAGGGCTCCCTTTAAAGAAAGGCCCTAGCTCACAGGCCTCTAAATATATTAAACAAAATAGTTGAAGAAGCACTTGTAGTGGCTGACAGGGAAAACAGATCTGGCAATAAGAAAAGGCTATAAATAGCCTTGACCATTTATGACCCCTTGGCTATTTCACTCAGGACAGGTTATAGCCAATACTTAATCAATATTCTGTTATGTCTCATTTATTGATATGGATAGAGCCTCTGCGTGATGGGTTGTGCAACGCCCCACATGGCTATACAAATAAATTAAGCAATTATATGTCCATTAAATAACACACAACAACATAGCATATTTCGATAGCTGAATAGGCCTAGCCTAAATCATATTTACTTTCTATTTTGCAGCTCAGATGGTTATTCTAGACAAGGCTCTTCTGCGTCTTCATCATTCTCACAAAAGTAATTTGCTGAAGGCACAAGACTATACACCTTCTATACACTCCTTTCTtcatataggcagaaactcaaacaggaagtaccagaggtgggaccaagtcattgttttacaagtcacaagtaagtctcaagtcttggcactcaagtcccaaggcaagtcccaagtcaagacaggcaagtccgagtcaagtctcaagtcaagaccgtcaagtatcgagtcaagtctcaagtcctaaactttgagttttgAGTTCTAAACAAGTcctaatgtgctcttcaccaaatgtaataccatttcatatttttaacaagagtaatagttagtatattacatttacgcaaatcatgaatgcttttaaaaatatctatatatttattactttccaaataaacgttatatttccatgtaaatacatgggtagccatgagaaagacccccTCCCCCCAATAGTGATTGACTATCGAGGATCGATAGCgcaatcgggcgatgtaggcttgtacccaattgcccaaccttaacacacacacacacactctgtgtggttacagtaggctaacgtatgtcaatggttttaagaacagcagtaacatccggcaggatttaggctaccaactgcctagccaattgtagctcaatcttgggtgcaatgatcacgttcctgcactgactgactgtgtggagggtCATTGATTTAACGTAACGTTAGCCTgcatgctacactagtaaagttaTAAATTATATAGCTTCCGGCTATATTAGCCATGatttaccgttctttgtgcagcttcaaatgtcgaacaaagttggaaatttTTGCACCTTCGTCTGGAATTTTCTTCCCAtttgttttgcaagttgcaatccatTTTTTGTTGACACAGCCTCGTCCGTAAAgccgaaaataataattttgggtatcatctttccaagggctccatctgaattcacccgccgacgttcctctgcactgccacgcacaactttttctcagctggcacaatttgattggctgctgtccgattcaaactgtaatccgttaaatgaagagttgatgcgctgcacactttttttaatagcataaTTGAGGAGCTtgaggagggtatcaagtcaggtcgagtcaaaaggctcaagtccaagttaagtcacaagtcattggtgttaacgtcaaagtcgagttgcaagtcatcatatttgtgactcgagtctgacGTGAGTctaagtcatgtgactcgagtccacacctctgggaagtacccgtgctaaggactattcaacactggtctgaccaatcggaatccacgcttcaacattgttttgatcacgcggactgggatatgttccgggtagcctcagagaataatattgacgtatacgctgattcggtgagggagtttataaggaagtgtatagaagatgttgtacccactgtgactattaaaacctaccctacaCCAGacaccgtggatagatggcggcgttagcgcaaaactgaaagcgcgaaccaccgcatttaaccatggaaaggtgactgggaatatgcctgaatacaaacagtgtacttATTCCCCCCGCAAggaaatcaaacaagcaaaatgtcagtatagagacaaagtgggtTCGCAATTCAGCagttcagacacgagacgtatgtggcagggtctacacacaataac contains:
- the LOC129820359 gene encoding dolichol-phosphate mannosyltransferase subunit 3-like, with amino-acid sequence MTKLVEWVLGISVISAALALVTFDLLDMRLKEAYRDVAGPMPLYLLIVFGCYEVATFNGCEEASKELQAQIKEAK